The following proteins are encoded in a genomic region of Cyclonatronum proteinivorum:
- the sov gene encoding T9SS outer membrane translocon Sov/SprA, with product MLVLGLWAILFAGIFPVEAVGQTSGAAHVFFQTQSEPDLYPERHLVAFSGKRQLTTATADTLEAPAADFSTADADTTLLPISPPAARDSANVFPHPRTSIASDAFPRQLPRLLQIRNTEDRTQFERDSLSGDIHVRRTIGNLSIPFDNRYTFEQFAAEHKAHHRKTQFRELIREDRIRRERRRGVLDFRITVPGGQSSAFTTIFGRPEVNLRVTGSANMNIGVSISDSEDPALPADQQRRVDPKFDQNLKLNIAGTIGDKLTISTDWDTERQFEFENRLNILYTGYEDEIIQSIELGNVTMETGNRLIRGGGSLFGIKAKAKFGALDITTVISQQESDSQTETISGGSQESVINIAPNAYENDRHFFLDFFSRQEFEGIMADVLNPRRLFDIVNIEVYALDISSSDVEGRVPAIALLDLGTVESGNGFLPPNENLDRFPAGQLEPFRDPTVGVSAEDLGVASDEFEEGIFIPLVENVDFEVNQTLGYISLLRTRLDNRQALAVAFSYRDPSGEIVYVGDPSTGSSQRLFLKLLRPSSQSSNSRAWPLTMRNIYSLNTSNLTRDNLELDIFYTGGTTDQVNIPGLNTVLLQDLGLDRVDAQGNPTPDNQIDFNTLTLDPRAGRIIFPYLEPFGQRIVDIINASNLPPEEKEQAIQRFAFTELYTTRPSNAGQNSRNAIYRINGLARGGVSDSFMLGFGLIPGSVRVRANGIELTEGVDYEVDYILGNIVITNRAYLSAGQNIEVEYESNQLLQIQQTTFTGVRAQYNFTDNIRLGGTFFRLNERPIQDKIPVGDEPINNTIIGFDASARFDAPWLTRALNAMPLLQTRAPSTIDISGEWAQLRPGVAQTSAVQRAINRGELFPDEENGLAFIDDFEGSRSTISFLNPGRWFLAASPYALPALDPDMGNASQATSVRAIRSDYRSQFSWYMIPSTISRGGLSFPESAEVLVEDVFPNRQISTQDQRTIQTLDIFYNPRERGPYNYNMDLRDLLENRPDETWGGFTAVLPGGLGDFTQQNIEYLEFWVQPVLPEGRSPSSFNPADYDGTIFFDIGTVSEDVIPNNTLNTEDGLYERENNLRVDSEGRSYVLNSPVEFNGQFSVANINREDVGLDGIPSAGNDGLNEQTLFADFIAAMQQAYSNDQDRLQAILNDPSNDEYVYYDNADVRGLPLHKRFYRMYGYLEGNSISEGSQRAVTNRPDSEGLINPAVVNTENSFYQFEFRMNPADTTSLAVGQNYVVDRQDAPGTVAPWYQVRIPLRDFVREVGNIQDLQRVTHIRMWMSGYREPLTLRFATFEFVGNLWRKANIGNVEDETTIFDISTINFEENASRTPVPYRIPPGAIRSTIRGQQETIVDNEQSLVLEVQNLKSQDIRMISRVYPGNLSLVNYSNMRMFVHGEGFENREDVELVLRLGSNLENNYYEYRQPVTPTDTTIAFNPVGAGSGRDAALLEDALRVWIPEENSMNIVLGTFNELKQLRNIDGIDPETKYERSDILRDAVPGATLAIVGNPSLDRITEIGIGIRNPHESGIDAEGRPRVRGDANVGSVQQSNRRNGAGVPNLNAQLWVNELRVSGFDNQRAWAGNLSARIQMADFATFNATMSHRQDGFGAIDSRMIDRSKSDETSYNLSTTLNLHRFIPEAYGWNIPVNLSTRNSVSTPRFLPREGDIRFSDFRRAIENDVPDPDERDRIISDRLAEIQTRSESYSINVTGLTKNNSRSFLLRNLVDPITLSYNYTTSEASNPNNAFDNRWNYNTSLNYNLRFASVETLRPLWFLEDVPVANLISGFRLAYLPRSITTSHTIDRRYSELQRRSFDDQDPFALQQQHQFTYVNTFAIDYDITPPISLRMNTRTEYNFDDISRVFSEQDSLIYNIRPTFDVLSDALFDSDVDVRRESYTENYNASWRPRFNQIRPLSWMTYQSTYQGGFQWRNSPQGSGLGSTVGNTFTLDQTLGIRLQELLRRIPFYDAAVSANEAEFRRRETEARQRRDRRQQERDLRRHERAVEQALERGEEPPEMPANLRRIANRQQQAQEPEGRDFSENLTYRLRQILLSTVSMQNLDITYRTTRTSSYSGYAGGPSLLGAFRDREEDDFAPGFGYRLGLSNQIPLAELVRPEDETQVFSLSSTLNENNDMRVRTRVTPFRDFNIDLDWNITWRENQSNSLTVAIDSVSTQFNLSGEVETSVWTFGGGYGSLFRRQLQIGLDNLPETGNIIMSPEDGGGTLLSPNTLGQDFRAAYLAGLGGTVDSRNYMPFPMPTWRVNWGGWERRIGFLRNYINRMTLTHNYSSTYRLQWRFLPDEGAAVNRPVGDFQAADFRAEFEPNSITLTRAFQPLIGVNMTFTNGIRSTINYNRSRNTSLSLSNYNVVEQESQGLAVSMGYSARGFRLPFMRRFQNTLDLNLNVSYNEDLRKTYALNSDLGDVFRGPAGEIVRDVNFYEPAEPTERGDARLSITPSIGYTFSQTIRANFEYRYNQLIPRSSGVFPRTDQDIMFNIVVTIRS from the coding sequence GGCGCGGGGTGCTTGATTTCCGGATTACTGTGCCGGGCGGACAAAGCTCGGCCTTTACCACCATTTTTGGTCGCCCGGAGGTGAACCTGCGGGTAACCGGTTCAGCCAATATGAACATCGGGGTGTCCATTTCGGACTCGGAAGATCCGGCACTTCCCGCTGATCAGCAGCGCAGGGTTGATCCCAAATTTGACCAGAACCTGAAGCTGAATATTGCCGGTACCATAGGCGACAAGCTTACCATTTCAACCGACTGGGATACGGAGCGGCAGTTTGAGTTCGAAAACCGGCTCAACATTTTATATACCGGGTATGAGGATGAAATCATCCAGAGCATTGAGCTCGGTAACGTGACCATGGAAACCGGCAACCGGCTGATCCGGGGCGGTGGATCGCTTTTCGGCATTAAGGCCAAAGCCAAATTTGGCGCGCTCGATATCACGACGGTAATCTCGCAGCAGGAAAGTGATTCGCAAACTGAAACCATCAGCGGAGGCTCGCAGGAATCGGTCATTAATATCGCGCCCAATGCCTATGAAAACGACCGGCACTTTTTCCTGGATTTTTTCTCGCGTCAGGAGTTTGAAGGGATTATGGCGGATGTGCTCAATCCGCGCCGGCTTTTTGATATTGTGAATATTGAAGTGTATGCACTTGATATTTCATCGAGCGATGTGGAAGGCCGCGTGCCGGCAATTGCGTTGCTTGATCTGGGTACGGTGGAAAGCGGAAACGGCTTTTTGCCGCCCAATGAAAATTTAGACCGCTTTCCTGCGGGGCAGCTTGAGCCGTTTCGCGACCCCACGGTAGGCGTGTCGGCAGAAGATCTCGGGGTAGCTTCGGATGAATTTGAAGAAGGTATTTTTATCCCGCTGGTTGAAAATGTGGACTTCGAGGTCAATCAGACCCTTGGCTACATTTCTTTACTCCGTACCCGCCTTGACAACCGTCAGGCCCTTGCCGTTGCCTTTTCGTACCGCGATCCCAGTGGCGAAATTGTCTATGTAGGTGATCCGAGCACGGGTTCGAGTCAGCGGCTCTTTCTGAAATTGCTTCGCCCTTCAAGTCAGAGCTCCAACAGCCGGGCATGGCCGCTTACCATGCGGAATATTTATTCGCTGAACACGAGCAATCTCACCCGCGATAATCTCGAGCTTGATATTTTCTACACCGGCGGCACGACCGATCAGGTCAACATTCCGGGCCTGAACACGGTGCTTCTGCAGGATTTGGGTCTTGACCGCGTGGACGCGCAGGGGAATCCGACGCCTGACAACCAAATTGACTTTAACACCCTTACGCTTGATCCCCGGGCCGGGCGCATTATTTTCCCCTATCTCGAACCGTTCGGGCAGCGGATTGTGGACATCATCAATGCTTCCAACCTTCCGCCGGAAGAAAAGGAGCAGGCCATACAGCGCTTTGCTTTTACGGAGCTGTACACGACACGACCCAGCAATGCGGGGCAAAACTCACGCAATGCGATATACCGGATCAACGGACTTGCAAGGGGTGGTGTCTCAGACAGCTTCATGTTGGGCTTCGGACTGATTCCCGGCTCCGTTCGTGTGCGTGCTAACGGCATTGAGCTTACGGAGGGGGTTGATTATGAGGTGGATTACATCCTCGGGAATATCGTCATCACCAACCGCGCCTATCTTTCGGCCGGGCAGAACATTGAGGTGGAGTACGAGAGCAATCAGCTCCTGCAGATTCAGCAAACAACGTTTACAGGGGTGCGGGCGCAGTATAATTTTACCGACAACATCCGCCTCGGGGGGACTTTCTTCCGACTCAACGAGCGCCCGATTCAGGATAAAATACCGGTCGGGGATGAGCCCATCAACAACACCATTATCGGGTTTGACGCAAGTGCCCGCTTTGATGCGCCCTGGCTCACCCGTGCTCTCAATGCCATGCCCTTGCTGCAGACCCGGGCACCCTCAACCATTGATATCAGCGGCGAATGGGCACAGCTTCGTCCCGGGGTTGCGCAAACGAGTGCCGTGCAGCGGGCCATCAACCGCGGTGAGCTTTTCCCGGATGAAGAAAACGGTCTTGCCTTTATTGACGACTTCGAGGGCTCCCGCTCCACCATCAGCTTTTTGAATCCCGGTCGCTGGTTCCTTGCAGCCTCCCCCTACGCCCTGCCCGCACTTGATCCGGACATGGGCAATGCCTCGCAGGCAACTTCGGTGCGGGCCATCCGCTCAGATTACCGCTCGCAGTTCTCGTGGTACATGATCCCTTCCACCATCTCCAGGGGCGGCTTGTCATTCCCGGAATCTGCGGAGGTTCTCGTGGAAGACGTATTCCCAAACCGGCAAATCAGCACACAGGATCAGCGCACCATCCAAACGCTGGATATATTCTATAACCCGCGCGAACGCGGTCCCTACAACTACAACATGGATCTGCGCGATTTGCTCGAGAACCGCCCGGACGAAACCTGGGGTGGATTTACCGCCGTGCTTCCGGGAGGGCTCGGCGACTTCACCCAGCAGAACATCGAATATCTTGAGTTTTGGGTACAGCCGGTTCTGCCAGAGGGAAGGTCACCCTCTTCCTTTAATCCTGCCGATTACGACGGTACCATCTTTTTTGATATCGGGACTGTGAGTGAAGATGTTATACCCAACAACACCCTCAATACCGAAGATGGCTTGTACGAGCGGGAAAACAACCTGCGGGTCGATTCTGAAGGCCGTTCCTATGTGCTGAATTCTCCTGTGGAGTTTAACGGGCAGTTCTCGGTTGCCAACATCAACCGGGAAGATGTAGGGCTTGACGGTATTCCGAGTGCGGGCAATGACGGACTGAATGAGCAGACGCTTTTTGCAGACTTTATTGCCGCCATGCAGCAGGCCTACAGCAACGATCAGGACCGCTTGCAGGCCATTCTGAATGATCCGAGTAATGATGAATATGTGTATTACGACAACGCGGATGTGCGCGGTTTGCCCCTGCATAAGCGATTCTACCGCATGTACGGCTATCTCGAGGGCAACTCCATCAGCGAGGGCTCGCAGCGCGCCGTAACCAACCGCCCGGATTCAGAAGGTCTGATTAACCCTGCCGTGGTCAACACCGAAAATTCGTTCTATCAATTTGAGTTCCGCATGAATCCGGCGGATACGACTTCGCTGGCTGTCGGGCAGAACTATGTGGTTGATCGTCAGGACGCTCCCGGCACCGTCGCTCCCTGGTATCAGGTACGTATTCCGCTACGTGACTTTGTGCGGGAGGTGGGCAATATTCAGGATTTGCAGCGGGTGACGCATATCCGCATGTGGATGAGCGGCTATCGGGAGCCCCTCACCCTGCGCTTCGCAACCTTCGAGTTTGTGGGTAACCTTTGGCGGAAAGCCAACATCGGTAATGTAGAAGATGAGACGACCATCTTTGATATATCGACCATCAATTTTGAGGAAAACGCCTCCCGTACGCCGGTGCCCTACCGGATTCCGCCGGGGGCCATTCGCTCTACCATTCGCGGGCAGCAGGAAACCATTGTAGATAATGAGCAGTCGCTGGTACTCGAAGTTCAAAACCTGAAATCGCAGGACATCCGGATGATCAGCCGCGTTTATCCGGGGAACCTGAGCCTGGTTAATTACTCGAACATGCGGATGTTTGTGCACGGGGAAGGCTTCGAAAACCGCGAAGATGTGGAGCTTGTGCTCCGCCTCGGCAGCAACCTCGAAAACAACTACTACGAGTATCGTCAGCCGGTGACGCCCACCGATACAACCATCGCGTTCAATCCGGTAGGTGCCGGTTCCGGGCGTGATGCGGCCTTGCTTGAAGATGCCCTGCGCGTGTGGATACCCGAAGAAAACAGCATGAATATCGTGCTGGGTACTTTCAATGAGCTCAAACAGCTGCGGAATATTGACGGTATTGATCCCGAGACCAAATACGAGCGGAGCGACATTTTGCGGGATGCTGTACCCGGCGCAACCCTGGCCATTGTCGGGAATCCGTCGCTTGACCGGATTACGGAGATTGGTATCGGCATTCGCAACCCGCACGAAAGCGGTATTGATGCGGAAGGGCGTCCGCGGGTGAGGGGGGACGCAAACGTAGGTTCGGTGCAGCAGAGCAATCGCAGAAATGGCGCAGGAGTACCCAACCTGAATGCACAGCTATGGGTAAACGAGCTGCGGGTATCCGGCTTTGACAATCAGCGGGCCTGGGCGGGCAACCTTTCTGCGCGCATTCAAATGGCCGATTTTGCGACCTTTAATGCGACCATGAGCCACCGGCAGGATGGGTTCGGGGCGATTGACTCGCGCATGATTGACCGCAGCAAAAGCGATGAAACAAGCTACAACCTCAGCACGACCCTTAACCTGCACCGTTTCATTCCGGAGGCCTACGGGTGGAACATTCCCGTAAACCTGAGTACCCGCAATTCGGTTTCAACCCCCCGCTTCCTGCCGAGAGAAGGGGATATCCGTTTTTCAGATTTCAGACGTGCCATCGAAAACGATGTGCCGGACCCCGACGAGCGCGACCGCATTATCAGTGACCGCCTGGCCGAAATTCAGACCCGGAGTGAGAGTTACTCGATTAACGTGACCGGCCTCACCAAGAACAACTCCCGCAGTTTCTTGCTTCGCAATCTGGTTGATCCCATCACCCTCAGCTACAACTACACAACATCGGAAGCGAGCAACCCCAACAATGCTTTCGACAACCGCTGGAACTACAACACAAGCCTGAACTACAACCTGCGGTTTGCGTCGGTAGAAACCCTGCGACCGCTTTGGTTTCTGGAAGATGTGCCCGTGGCCAATCTCATCTCGGGATTCCGCCTTGCCTATCTGCCGCGCAGCATAACGACTTCGCACACAATCGACCGCCGTTACTCCGAGCTTCAGCGCCGCTCTTTTGATGATCAGGATCCTTTCGCGCTTCAGCAGCAACATCAGTTCACTTACGTGAACACCTTCGCTATTGACTACGACATCACCCCGCCCATCAGCCTGCGAATGAACACCCGAACCGAGTACAACTTCGATGACATCTCGCGGGTGTTTTCGGAGCAGGATTCGCTGATATACAACATCAGGCCAACTTTTGATGTGCTCAGCGACGCCTTGTTCGATTCGGATGTGGATGTGCGCCGGGAATCCTACACGGAAAACTACAACGCAAGCTGGCGGCCCCGTTTTAATCAGATTCGCCCGCTAAGCTGGATGACCTATCAGAGCACCTATCAGGGCGGATTTCAGTGGCGTAATTCCCCGCAGGGTTCAGGCCTGGGCTCTACGGTCGGAAACACCTTCACCCTCGATCAGACCCTCGGCATACGGTTGCAGGAGTTGCTGCGCCGCATTCCTTTTTATGATGCGGCGGTTTCGGCCAACGAAGCTGAGTTCAGGCGCAGGGAAACCGAGGCGCGGCAGCGCAGGGACCGCAGGCAGCAGGAACGTGACCTGCGCAGGCATGAGCGCGCGGTGGAACAGGCCCTCGAAAGGGGAGAAGAACCGCCGGAAATGCCTGCTAATCTCAGGCGCATTGCCAACCGTCAGCAACAGGCACAAGAGCCCGAAGGCCGCGATTTTTCAGAGAACCTGACCTACCGGCTGCGTCAGATTTTGCTCTCAACTGTGAGTATGCAAAACCTCGACATTACCTACCGCACGACCCGAACTTCGAGTTATTCGGGCTATGCCGGCGGTCCGTCTTTGCTCGGCGCTTTCCGCGACCGAGAAGAAGATGATTTTGCGCCCGGCTTCGGCTATCGTCTCGGACTCTCCAATCAGATTCCGCTGGCTGAGCTGGTGCGTCCCGAGGATGAAACGCAGGTGTTCAGCCTTTCAAGCACGCTCAATGAAAACAATGATATGCGGGTTCGAACCCGCGTGACGCCATTCCGTGATTTCAATATTGATCTGGACTGGAATATCACCTGGCGGGAGAATCAGAGTAACTCTCTCACCGTAGCTATTGATTCTGTGTCAACACAGTTTAACCTTAGCGGTGAGGTGGAAACTTCCGTGTGGACCTTCGGGGGCGGTTACGGCTCATTGTTCCGCAGGCAGCTTCAAATAGGACTTGATAACCTTCCGGAGACCGGCAACATTATTATGAGTCCGGAAGACGGCGGAGGGACGCTCCTAAGTCCCAATACGCTGGGGCAGGATTTCAGGGCCGCCTACCTTGCCGGTCTCGGCGGTACGGTTGATTCCCGCAACTACATGCCTTTTCCCATGCCAACCTGGCGCGTGAACTGGGGCGGATGGGAGCGCCGGATCGGCTTCCTGCGGAATTACATCAACCGTATGACGCTCACGCACAACTATTCATCGACTTACCGGCTTCAGTGGCGCTTCCTGCCTGATGAAGGGGCCGCGGTCAACCGTCCGGTCGGGGATTTTCAGGCCGCAGATTTCCGGGCCGAGTTTGAGCCCAATTCCATCACCCTCACCCGCGCCTTTCAGCCGCTGATTGGGGTCAATATGACCTTCACAAACGGAATCCGCAGTACAATCAACTATAACCGCTCCCGCAACACAAGCCTGAGCCTTTCCAACTACAATGTGGTGGAACAGGAATCGCAGGGTCTTGCGGTCTCTATGGGCTACAGCGCACGCGGCTTCCGGCTGCCCTTCATGCGCCGTTTTCAGAACACGCTTGATCTCAATCTGAACGTCTCCTACAATGAAGATCTCCGCAAAACCTATGCGCTCAACAGCGATCTCGGGGATGTGTTCCGGGGACCTGCCGGAGAGATTGTGCGGGATGTAAACTTCTACGAGCCTGCCGAGCCAACCGAGCGGGGCGATGCGCGGCTTTCAATCACTCCGAGCATTGGGTACACCTTCTCGCAGACTATACGTGCCAATTTCGAGTACCGCTACAATCAGCTCATTCCGCGTTCGAGCGGCGTATTCCCGAGAACCGATCAGGACATCATGTTCAACATCGTGGTCACCATTCGTTCCTAA
- a CDS encoding EamA family transporter, which produces MGIVLILLSVGCSVLLANLLKLGELRRYSILNVLTVNYAVAFSSALVLNVRNEVSLWPDFPLWFWFFCAFIGFIFIANFFLFSRSVHQNGLGVSIAAMRMSLLLPLLLAVVLYGEALTLSRVTGILLVFGALYLLISGRVKLRLTQVSSAGLLLLIFIFSGTADASLKIFEEEMSAVASEAHLMSAIFFFSLLIGIATSLRQGQLQQLSRSEVMLGAGVGIPNLFSSVFLIQAFAWYDASVVYAVVNMLVVAGGALTGYLFWKDDITRKELAGIALALAAILLLVVF; this is translated from the coding sequence ATGGGTATTGTGCTGATTTTGCTGAGCGTTGGCTGTTCTGTGCTGCTGGCTAACCTGCTGAAGCTGGGCGAGCTGCGCCGGTACTCCATTCTGAACGTACTTACGGTGAATTATGCGGTTGCTTTTTCGAGTGCGCTGGTGCTGAATGTGCGGAATGAGGTGTCGCTATGGCCGGACTTTCCGCTTTGGTTCTGGTTTTTCTGCGCCTTTATCGGCTTCATTTTTATTGCCAATTTTTTTCTGTTCAGCCGCTCGGTTCATCAGAACGGCCTTGGGGTAAGCATTGCGGCCATGCGGATGTCGCTGCTGCTGCCCCTGCTGCTTGCCGTTGTGCTGTACGGGGAGGCGCTGACGCTGAGCCGGGTAACCGGCATTCTGCTTGTTTTTGGTGCCTTGTATCTGCTGATTTCCGGCAGGGTGAAGCTGCGTTTAACACAGGTTAGCAGCGCGGGTTTACTGCTGCTGATCTTTATCTTTTCCGGCACGGCGGATGCGTCTCTCAAAATTTTTGAAGAAGAGATGAGTGCGGTTGCGAGTGAGGCCCATCTGATGAGCGCTATTTTTTTCTTTTCCCTACTTATCGGTATTGCGACATCGTTGCGGCAGGGACAGCTGCAACAGCTGAGCCGCTCAGAGGTCATGCTTGGAGCAGGGGTGGGGATTCCCAACCTGTTTTCATCGGTCTTTCTGATACAGGCCTTTGCCTGGTACGATGCAAGTGTGGTCTATGCGGTCGTCAATATGCTTGTTGTGGCAGGCGGCGCACTCACCGGATATCTTTTCTGGAAGGATGATATTACGCGCAAAGAACTCGCGGGCATTGCCCTTGCACTTGCCGCTATTTTGCTGCTGGTTGTGTTTTAG
- the pta gene encoding phosphate acetyltransferase, with product MTELQQKPIQELLDKSAQLQKRIGLPEASDPRVLTAAAELSDKNICKPVLIGDEGEIRKAASAAGISLPAAVEIAQPEGSEHLSVFADQLFERRRHKGMTEAVAADTVRQPLWFANFMLDAGLTDGTLAGSVHTTGDVIRSALQTVGVREKGGMLSSCFLMILQDGRQLTYADCGVIPYPDSPTLAGIAADAAASHLKLSGEAAKVAMLSFSTKGSAKHERVALVTEALQMVREKHPELLIDGELQFDAAYVAEIGLRKAPDSPLKGAANVFIFPNLDAGNIAYKITERIGCAVALGPILQGLSKPVNDLSRGCSASDIVLMSAITSLLSEV from the coding sequence ATGACTGAATTACAGCAAAAACCCATTCAGGAACTTCTTGATAAATCTGCACAGCTTCAAAAGCGCATTGGTTTGCCGGAAGCAAGCGATCCTCGTGTGCTTACAGCCGCAGCGGAGCTGTCAGATAAAAACATCTGCAAGCCGGTGCTGATAGGGGATGAGGGCGAAATCAGGAAGGCAGCTTCTGCGGCCGGAATCAGCCTGCCCGCGGCGGTTGAGATCGCGCAGCCTGAAGGCAGTGAGCACCTGTCTGTTTTTGCGGATCAGCTTTTTGAGCGCCGGCGCCACAAAGGTATGACGGAGGCAGTTGCGGCCGATACCGTACGGCAGCCGCTTTGGTTTGCGAATTTCATGCTGGATGCCGGGCTGACCGACGGCACGCTTGCCGGCTCCGTTCATACGACCGGAGATGTCATCCGCTCAGCCCTGCAAACGGTCGGGGTCCGTGAAAAAGGCGGCATGCTTTCGAGCTGTTTCCTGATGATTCTTCAGGACGGAAGACAGCTGACCTACGCCGACTGCGGTGTCATTCCTTATCCTGATTCGCCTACACTTGCGGGCATTGCGGCGGACGCTGCTGCTTCACATCTGAAGCTAAGCGGTGAGGCGGCTAAAGTTGCCATGCTTTCTTTTTCGACCAAAGGCAGTGCAAAGCATGAGCGGGTAGCGCTCGTAACCGAAGCCCTGCAAATGGTGCGCGAAAAACATCCTGAACTGCTGATTGATGGTGAACTGCAGTTTGATGCCGCTTACGTTGCGGAAATCGGGCTTCGCAAAGCGCCCGATTCTCCGCTGAAAGGCGCGGCCAACGTCTTCATTTTCCCGAACCTTGATGCGGGCAACATTGCCTACAAAATCACAGAAAGGATCGGATGCGCCGTTGCGCTCGGCCCCATCCTGCAGGGACTCTCCAAACCGGTGAACGACCTGTCGAGAGGTTGCTCCGCTTCTGATATCGTGCTGATGTCGGCCATTACGAGCCTGCTCTCTGAGGTCTAA
- a CDS encoding alpha-amylase family glycosyl hydrolase, with amino-acid sequence MIQNKLIYLSIFVLAFTVFSACGSDESETAPVPQFSPVEWSRNATIYEVNVRQFSEEGTFQKVEEHLPRLRDLGIDIIWLMPIHPIGEVERKGTLGSYYSVKDYFDVNPEFGTKDDFRSLVETAHELGLKVILDWVANHTAWDNPLTETNPDFFARDEEGNFMPPYDTDWSDVIQLDFDNPEVHDYMISALRYWVEEFNIDGYRADVAYLVPSEFWFRARQELDSIKPVFMLAEAHHPELHPAFDMGYWWEMHHLWNRIAAGEGELSEIDALIADFRRDFPEDTYMMNFITNHDENSWAGTEFDRLGDGVETFAVMMSLMEGMPLIYNGQETGFDHMLEFFEKDPIVWDFDSPFTEFYTTLFQLKRQHPALQNGTAGGPMERISTTQDEAIYAFSRSRDDAHVVVVLNFSDQEQLFEITGPIPGQSYTELFGQEDSMVTFLNLQPWEYRVFVSSN; translated from the coding sequence ATGATTCAAAACAAGCTTATTTACCTAAGTATCTTCGTTCTGGCCTTTACGGTGTTTTCAGCCTGCGGCAGCGATGAATCCGAAACCGCGCCCGTACCTCAGTTCTCTCCGGTTGAGTGGAGCCGAAACGCAACCATTTACGAAGTAAATGTCCGTCAGTTTTCTGAAGAAGGTACCTTCCAAAAGGTCGAAGAACACCTGCCCCGCCTGCGTGATCTCGGCATCGATATTATCTGGCTCATGCCTATACATCCGATCGGAGAAGTAGAGCGCAAAGGAACCCTCGGCAGCTACTACTCAGTGAAAGATTACTTCGATGTAAATCCCGAGTTCGGTACCAAAGATGACTTCCGCTCACTCGTTGAAACAGCGCATGAGCTGGGACTCAAAGTCATTCTCGACTGGGTTGCGAACCACACCGCCTGGGATAACCCGCTCACAGAAACCAACCCTGATTTCTTTGCGCGAGATGAAGAAGGCAACTTCATGCCCCCTTACGACACCGACTGGAGCGATGTCATTCAGCTTGACTTCGACAACCCTGAAGTGCACGACTATATGATTTCAGCACTTCGCTACTGGGTCGAAGAATTCAACATCGACGGTTACCGTGCGGATGTTGCTTACCTCGTACCCTCCGAATTCTGGTTCCGTGCCCGTCAGGAGCTTGACAGCATTAAACCGGTTTTCATGCTGGCAGAAGCACATCACCCCGAGCTGCACCCTGCCTTTGACATGGGCTACTGGTGGGAAATGCACCACCTCTGGAACCGCATCGCTGCCGGTGAAGGTGAACTCAGCGAAATTGACGCCCTCATTGCCGATTTCCGCCGCGACTTCCCGGAAGACACCTACATGATGAATTTCATCACCAACCACGACGAAAATTCATGGGCCGGAACCGAATTCGACCGCCTCGGCGATGGCGTTGAAACCTTTGCAGTTATGATGAGCCTCATGGAAGGCATGCCGCTCATCTACAACGGGCAGGAAACAGGTTTTGACCACATGCTCGAATTCTTCGAAAAAGACCCCATCGTCTGGGATTTCGACAGCCCCTTCACTGAATTCTATACCACCCTCTTTCAACTGAAGCGGCAGCATCCCGCCCTGCAAAACGGCACGGCCGGCGGACCCATGGAGCGCATCAGCACCACACAGGATGAGGCCATATACGCCTTCAGCCGCAGCCGCGACGACGCCCATGTTGTTGTCGTACTAAACTTCTCCGATCAGGAACAACTCTTTGAAATCACAGGCCCGATTCCCGGCCAAAGCTACACCGAACTATTCGGACAGGAAGACAGCATGGTCACTTTCCTCAACCTCCAACCCTGGGAATACCGCGTTTTCGTGAGCTCCAACTAA